ACCACCACATCGAGGGCCTCGTCTCCTTCCAGGGGCAGGGCGTCCAGGGTGTGGTTGGCGGAAATGTCGATGGCCAGATCGCTTTGCACCGTGGTGCTGTGCAGACCGTAGCTGGTAATGGTGAACAGGGGACTGGACTGCACCAGGTTGGCGGTGACCAGAGCGTCGACGGCGGCGGTAAAGGCCATCATGGAAAAATGGGGCAGCAGCACAAAGCCCACCCGTACCGGCGCATTGCCGGCGGCGCGGGCGGGCAGAAAGGCGCTGTTGGTGTCACGCAGCCGGTGGCTGAAATGACGCTTTTCACTGATTTGGGACATGTTGTTCAGAGTGAAGGCACCGCGAAGACGCGGCCTTGTTGTGTTACTGCGTGTTAAGCGGAGTTTACCCCGCCGTTCCCCCCTTTGCACTCTTTGCTCTGTATACACGGCTGAAGACAAGGGCGGATCCCGATCACGAATGTTGCCGATATGTGATTTTTTGTCGCAAATACGCAGCATTGGGCCGCAACCAGTCATCTGCGGGTCTTTCCCCGGCAGTAGTATGCCGGCAAAGCATCACCGGAATGCCGAAAAAACGGCTCCGGCGACAGGAACAAGGACCGGGCAACCCCGGAGCAGCCAAGGAGGTTACGACATGTTCAGCAAGCACACCCGCATTCAGGATATCGACCCGGCCCTGTGGGCGGCCATGGAAGAGGAGGCCAGCCGTCAGGAGCAGCATATCGAGCTGATTGCCTCGGAAAACTACACCAGCCCGGCGGTGATGGAAGCCCAGGGCTCGGTGCTGACCAACAAGTATGCGGAAGGCTACCCGGGCAAGCGTTATTACGGCGGTTGCGAGGCGGTAGACAAGGTGGAGCAGCTGGCCATCGATCGTGCCAAAGAGCTGTTCGGTGCCGACTACGCCAACGTTCAGCCCCATTCCGGCTCCCAGGCCAACGCCGCCGTGTACATGGCCCTGTGCGCTCCCGGCGACACCGTGCTGGGCATGAGTCTGGCCCACGGTGGCCACCTGACCCACGGTGCCAGGGTGAGCTTCTCCGGCAAGATCTATAACGCCGTGCAGTATGGCCTGAACGACACCACCGGCGAGGTGGACTACGACCAGGTCGAGCGGCTGGCGCTGGAGCACAAGCCGAAAATGATCGTGGCCGGTTTCTCCGCCTACTCCCAGATCATGGACTGGGCCCGCTTTCGCGCCATCGCCGACAAGGTCGGGGCCTGGCTGTTTGTGGACATGGCCCACGTCGCCGGCCTGGTGGCCGCCGGTGTTTATCCCAACCCGGTGCCCTTTGCCGACGTGGTCACCACCACCACCCACAAGACCCTGCGTGGCCCCCGGGGCGGCCTGATCCTGGCGAAAGCCAATCCCGAGCTGGAAAAGAAACTCAACGCCGCCGTGTTCCCCGGTGGCCAGGGGGGCCCGCTGATGCATGCCATTGCCGCCAAGGCCGTGGCCTTTGCCGAGGCGCTGAAGCCCGAATTTCGCGATTACCAGCAGGCGGTGGTGGAAAACGCCCAGGCCATGGTGGAAGTGTTTCAGAGCCGCGGCTTTGACGTGGTGTCGAACGGTACCGAAAACCACCTGTTCCTGCTTGACCTCTCTGCCCGGGGCATTACCGGCAAGGACGCGGACCGGGTGCTGGGCGAAGCCAACATCACCGTCAACAAGAATGCCGTGCCCAACGACCCGCAGCCTCCCTTTGTGACCTCGGGTCTGCGCATCGGCACCCCGGCGGTCACCAGCCGCGGCTTCAGGGCAGAGCACTGCCGTCAGCTGGCGGGCTGGATCTGCGACATTCTTGAGCACATGGACGACCCCGAGGTGATTATCTCGGTGAAGGATCAGGTGGCCAGCCTGTGCAGCTATTTTCCGGTGTATCGCTAAGCGGTTTCACCCCATCAGGACACGGATTTCAATCAACAGGTGACCCTCATGCAGAAATATTCAGGATTCGGGCTGCTCAAGCATGCCCTGACCCACCACGAAAACTGGCAGAAAGTGTGGCGCAACCCCACCCCCAAGCACGAAGGCTACGATGTGATCATCGTCGGCGGCGGCGGCCACGGCCTGGCCACCGCCTACTACCTGGCCAAGGAGCACGGCATTACCAATGTGGCGGTGATCGAAAAGGGCTATCTGGGCGGCGGCAACACCGCCCGCAACACCACCATCGTGCGCTCCAACTACCTGTGGGACGAGGCGGCCTGGCTTTATGAACATTCCATGAAACTGTGGGAAGGCCTGGCCCAGGAGCTGAACTACAACCTGATGTTCAGCCAGCGCGGTGTGCTCAACCTGGGGCATACCCTGCAGGACATGCGTGACATCGAGCGCCGGGTGAACGCCAACCGCCTGAACGGCATTGACGGTGAAGTGCTCAATGCCAAACAGGTGCAGGAGCTGGTGCCCATTCTCGACTGCTCCAAAAACGCCCGTTATCCGGTGCTGGGCGCCTCCTGGCAGCCCCGCGGCGGCACCGCCCGCCACGATGCCGTGGCTTGGGGCTTTGCCCGCGCCGCCGACGCCATGGGCGTGCACCTGATCCAGCAGACCGAAGTCACCGGCATTCGCCGCGAAAACGGCGCCGTCACCGGCGTGGACACCACCCGCGGCTTTATCAAGGCGCCCAAGGTGGCCTGCGTCACCGCCGGCAACTCCGGGGTGATGGCCAACATGGTGGGCATGAAGCTGCCGCTGGAATCCCACCCGCTGCAGGCCATGGTGTCCGAGCCGGTCAAGCCCATCCTCGACACCGTGGTGATGTCCAACCACGTGCACGGCTATGTGTCCCAGTCCGACAAGGGCGACCTGGTGATCGGCGCCGGCATCGACGGCTATCTGGGCTACGGCCAGCGCGGCTCCTTCCCGGTGGTGGAGCACACCATGGCGGCCATTGTGGAAATGTTCCCGATCTTCAGCCGGGTGCGCCTGAACCGCACCTGGGGCGGCATTGTGGACACCTGTCCCGACGCCTGTCCGATTATTTCCAAGACCCACATCAAGGGCCTGTATTTCAACTGCGGCTGGGGCACCGGCGGCTTCAAGGCCACCCCGGGCTCGGGCAACGTGTTCGCCCACACCATCGCCAAGGATGAGCCCCATCCCCTGGCCAAGCCCTTTAACGTTGACCGTTTTGTCAGCGGCCACCTGATCGACGAGCACGGCGCGGCCGGCGTTGCCCACTAAAGGAGAGAGACAATGTTGCACATTTATTGTCCGCACTGCGGCGAACACCGGGAAGAGGAAGAGTTTCAGTACGGCGGCGAGGCACACATTGCCCGCCCGGCGGATCCCAATGCGCTGAGCGATGAACAATGGGCCCAGTACCTGTTCTTTCGCAAGAACCCCCGTGGCCTGCATCAGGAGATGTGGTACCACGCCGCCGGTTGCCGCAAGTTCTTCAATGCCACCCGGCATACCGTGACCTATGAAATCAAGGAAACCTACAAGGTGGGCGAACAGCCGCAGCAAGGAGGCCAGTCATGAGCCAGCAGAACCGCATTCAGGGCAAGGGCCGGGTCGACACCGGCAAGCCGCTCAGCTTTATTTTCAACGGCAAGCGTTATCAGGGCTATGCCGGTGACACCATCGCCTCGGCCCTGCTGGCCAACGGCGTGGACGTGGTCGGCCGTTCATTCAAGTATTCCCGCCCCCGCGGCATCATGGCCGCCGGTGCCGACGAGCCCAACTGCATTCTGCAGGTGGGCAGCAGTGAAGCCACCATGATCCCCAACGTGCGCGGTACCCAGGCCGAGCTCTATGACGGCCTGACCGCCGCCAGCACCAACGGCTGGCCCAATGTCGACAAGGACATCATGGGCGTGGTGGGCAAGCTCGGCGGCAGCATGATGCCTCCCGGTTTCTACTACAAGACCTTTATGTATCCCCAGTCCATGTGGCCCAAATACGAGCACCTGATCCGCAAGGCCGCGGGCCTGGGCCGGGTGCCCAACGAGCGGGATCCGGACACCTATGACAAGCTCAACCATCACTGCGACGTGCTGGTGGTGGGCGGCGGTGCCGCCGGCCTGACCGCGGCCCTGGCCGCCGGCCGCCGGGGCGCCCGGGTGATCCTGGTGGACGAGCAGAACGAATTCGGTGGCCACCTGCTGCACAGCACTCAAGCCATCAACGGCCAGGCCCCGGCGGCCTGGGTGGAAGCGGCGGTGAAGGAGCTGGAGAACCTGCCCGACGTGACCCTGCTGCCGCGCAGCACCGCCGCCGGCTATTACGATCAGAACTTCGTCTCGGTCATGGAGCGGCGCACCGATCACCTGGGTGAGCGCATTTCCGGCAAGACCCGCCAGCGCCTGCACCGCATTCGCGCCGGCCGTGTGATCCTGGCCACCGGCGCCCAGGAACGGCCACTGGTGTTCGCCAACAACGATCTGCCCGGCTGCTTCGTGGCCAGTGCCCTGTCCACCTACGTTAACCGCTACGGCGTGGCTCCGGGTGAGCGCCTGGTGCTGATGACCTGCAACGATTACGGTTACCAGGCCGCCCTCGACTGGCTGGACGCCGGCCGCGAGGTGGTGGCGGTGGTGGACAGCCGCGCCAACCCCGGCGGCGACCGTTATCAGCAGCTCAAGGCCCGGGGCGTGAAGATTTACACCGGCCACGGCCTGATCGAAGCCACCGGCAAGAAGCGGGTGAACGGCGCCAAGGTGGCGCCCATCACCAGCGACGGCAGCCGGGTGACCGGCGACGCCGTTCAGCTCAGCTGTGACACCATCGCCACTTCCGGCGGCTGGAGTCCGGTGGTGCACCTGTCTGCCCACACCGGCTCCCGTCCGGTGTGGAACGCCGACGTCATCGGCTTTGTGCCCGGCGACACCGTGCAGCAGCAGCTGCTGGCCGGCGGCGTGCAGGGCACCTATGCGCTCTCGGCCGTGCTGGCGGAGGGACTGAAGGCCGGTCGAGAGGCGGCCGAGGCCACCGGCTACGGCGAGCTGGCCGCCCGCGTGACCGACGCCGACGTCAATACCACGGATCCGCGGGAAGATCAGGCCCAGGCGCTGTTTCTGGTGCCCCACAGCCGCGCCGTGAGCCGGGCGCCCAAGCAGTTTGTGGATTACCAGAACGACGTGACCGCCGCCGGCATCGAGCTGGCCGTGCGCGAGGGCTTTGAGTCCATCGAGCACATCAAGCGTTACACCGCCATGGGCTTTGGTACCGATCAGGGCAAGCTCGGCAACATCAACGGCATGGCCATTGCCGCCAATGCCATGGGCAAGAGCATTCCGGAAACCGGCACCACCATTTTCCGCCCCAACTACACCCCGATCACCATGGGCGCCTTTGCCGGCCGTGATGCGGGTCACCTGTTCGATCCGGCCCGGTTCAGCGCCATGCATGCCTGGCACGTGAAAAACGGCGCCGAGTTCGAGGATGTGGGCCAGTGGAAGCGCCCCTGGTACTTCCCCAAGGCGGGCGAAGACATGCACCAGGCGGTGAACCGCGAGTGTGTGGCCACCCGCACCAGCGTAGGCATTCTCGATGCTTCCACCCTGGGCAAGATCGATATTCAGGGCAAGGACGCGCGGGAATTCCTGCAGCGCATCTACACCAACGCCTGGGCCAAGCTCAGCCCCGGTTTCTGCCGCTACGGCCTGATGTGCAAGGAAGACGGCATGGTGTTTGACGATGGCGTGACCTCCTGCATCACCGACGAGCATTTCATCATGACCACCACCACCGGTGGCGCCGCCGGTGTGCTGCGCTGGCTGGAGCTGTGGCACCAGACCGAGTGGCCGGAGCTGGAGGTGTATTTCACCTCGGTCACCGATCACTGGGCCACCATGACGGTGTCCGGTCCCAACAGCCGCCGCGTGCTGGAGAAGGTCTGTGAAGATGTGGATCTGAGCCGTGAGGCCTTCCCCTTCATGACCTGGAAGGACGCCACCATTGCCGGCGTGAAAGGCCGCATCTTCCGCATTTCCTTCACCGGCGAGCTGAGCTTTGAGGTGAATGTGCAGGCCAACTACGGGCTGCATGTGTGGGAGGCGCTGATGGAGGCGGGGGCCGAGTTCAACATTACCCCCTACGGCACCGAAACCATGCACGTGCTGCGGGCCGAAAAGGGCTTCATCATCGTCGGTCAGGACACCGATGGCTCGGTGACGCCGCAGGATCTGAACATGGACTGGTGTGTGGGCAAGAACAAGCCGTTCCCCTTCATCGGTCAGCGTTCCTGGGCGCGCAGCGACACCGCGCGCAGCGACCGCAAGCAGCTGGTGGGGCTGAAGTGCAAGGATGCCAAAACCGTGATTCCGGAAGGTGCCCAGATCGTGCTGGATCCCAACCATCCGGTGCCGGTGCCCATGGTGGGCCATGTGTCATCCAGTTACTACAGTGCCAATCTGGGCCACAACATCGCCATGGGTGTGGTCAAGGATGGCCTGAACCGAATGGGCGAAACCGTGTACTGCCCGCTGGCCGATGGCCGGGTGCTGGAAGCCGAAATCACCAGCCCGATTTTCTATGATCCCAAAGGAGAGCGTCAGCATGTCTAACAACACCGCCAAAGTGACCCAGGTACAACGCCAGGTGCGGGTGGAGTCCCCGCTGTATCACGCCAACCTGGCCGCGCTGGCCAATCAGGATCAGCAGGGCGAGGTGGTGCTGCGCGAAAAGGCGCTTATGGGCCACCTGGTGCTGCGCGGCAACGCCGGCAATGAGCTGTTCGCCAAAACCGTGGAAAAGGTACTGGGGGTGGCGCTGCCCACCCAGGCCTGCAGCTCGGCCGAGAACAGCAAGGCGCTGGTGCAGTGGCTGTCACCGGACGAGTGGCTGATCATCACCGAGGGCGGGCAGGAAGGCCCGTTGCAGCAGGCGCTGCGCGAGCAGCTGTCCGGCCACTATGCCATCACCGACGTGAGCGGCGGCCAGACCATCATTGAACTGTCCGGACCCAAGGCGGAAATGGTGATCCGCAAGTCGTGCCCCTACGACGTGCATCCGTCCAATTTCCCCACCGGCAAGTGCGTGGGCACGGTATTCGCCAAGAGCACGGCGCTGCTGCGCCGCACCGGTGCCGACAGCTTTGAGCTGGTGATCCGCCGCAGCTTTGCCGACTACCTGTGGCTGTGGCTGCAGGACGCCAGCCGGGAATACGGCCTGGTGATCGGCAAGTAAGCAGGTACTGGATTCCCGCCTGCGCGGGAATGACAATTCAGAGCCGTCACCCCCGCGAAGGCGGGGGTCCATATAGCAAGGGAACACGCAGCGCCATGGGAGGCACAGCATGAACCAGCACGAAACCCTGATCCTCACCGCCAGCTGTGAAAGCCGGCTGGGCACCGTGGATGCGGTGACCGGTTATTTGTTTCAGCAGGGCTGCTATGTGGCCGACATGCAGACCTTTGACGATGCCCGTGCCGGCCGCTTCTTCATTCGGGTGGAGTTTCGCAAGCCCGAGCAGGGCGAGTTCGATGAAGCCGCGTTTCGCGACGGTTTTGCCCCCCGGGCCGACAGGTTCGGCATGGAGTGGGAGCTGACCGAGCGCAGCCGCCGTCCCAACGTGGTGATTCTGGTGTCGAAGTTCGATCACTGCCTGAATGACCTGCTGTATCGCTACCGCACCGGTCAGCTGGCCATCGAGATTCCGGCCATCATTTCCAACCACCCGGATCTGCAGCGACTGGCCGACTGGCACCATATTCCCTACTACCACCTGCCGATCACCGCCGACACCAAGGCGGAGCAGGAGGCGCAACTGTGGAAAATCGTGCAGGAGTCCGACGCCGATCTGGTGGTGCTGGCGCGCTACATGCAGGTGCTGAGCCCGGATCTGTGCGACAAGTTGTCGGGCCGCGCCATCAACATTCACCACTCGTTGCTGCCCGGTTTCAAGGGCGCCCAGCCCTACCACCAGGCCTACGCCAAGGGGGTGAAGCTGGTGGGGGCCACGGCCCATTACATCAATAACGAGCTGGATGAAGGGCCCATCATTACCCAGGGGGTGCAGGCGGTGGATCACAGCCATTACCCGGAAGATCTGGTGGCCAAGGGCCGCGACATCGAATGCGTGACCCTGGCCCGGGCCATTCAGTATCACATTGAAAAGCGAGTGTTCATGTACCAGGGCAAGACGGTGGTACTGGGCAGCTGACACTCATTTACCCCTCGAATGCGCAAGCATTCGGCATGAACAAGGAGCCATCATGTCTCAGAAAATCACGGTACTGCGCGACACCCAGCCTCAGGTGCTGCTGGATGCCACCAAGTGGGAAAAGCTGTCCGGTGACCCGCATACCGTTAACCTCAACGCCTATACCTCGGAAGACGGCAGCAAGATCATGGGAACCTGGATCTGCACCCCGGGCAAGTGGGCGGTGAACTACACCAAGTGGGAATACTGCGATTTTCGCGAAGGTTACTGCATTCTCACTCCCGAAGGCGGCGAGCCCATTCACCTCAGGGCCGGCGATATCTTCGTGGTGGAACCGGGCTTTCAGGGCACCTGGGAAGTGGTGGAAACCGTACGCAAGTACTTTGTGTTTGCCTGATTAAGGTCTGACACGGTCCTGTTTTTCGGCCTGCCTGGTGCAGGCCGTTTTTATTGGGTTTTTTGTTGGTCATCCCTGAAGAACGGGAGTGAGGGGAAGATGGGAGCGTTACTTCACCCTCTCGCAGCGCATTTCCGGGGCGTCATGTCCCCAGCGAAGGGTGGCTTCTCCCTGATGCTCCCAAAAGCGTTCGTTGCGACCCTCATAGCGGCTGCCGCTGGCGGCCGGTTGAGCAGACATCAGTGACACACGGTCGCCGTATTCGGCAATCAGGGTCGGGGGCTCGGTTTCAAAGTGGGTGATCACCACCTCGTTGGCCGGGTTGCCGTTGCAGGCAAAGCGGAACGGGCCGCGTTCGGGCACCAGCCGGTAGCGGGCCTGCAATTCGGCGGTGCGCATGTCGTATTGCTGTTGCACGCAGGTGCGCCGGTCCTCGCTCTTCCAGCATTCGTTGCGCCCCTTGAGCCAGCCCCGTTGCTCGGCCTTGAGCACGGGCGGCCGCTCATGGCGGGTCTTGGCCAGCGCCCGCCGGTAGACTCCGGCCAGTTGCCGGTCCCGGGCCGCCAGCCCCGCATCCTGGCAGATCACCGCCTCAATACTGCCGGGCTGAATGCGCTGGCAGGAAAACGACGGCCCCTGTTTGACCAGCCCGTCGATATATTCGCACCAGGCTTGAGTCTCGCGCTCGGGAACACCGGTAGCACCACGAATGCCTAAGCGGAATTCCACCACCGACTTCCATTCCCCGGAGCCCGCGTCGGGACCGTGGCCCAGGCCATCGCCGGTTGGCACGCGTTGCTCCACCCATTGCGCCCACGCGGGAGAGCACGGCGGCGCGCTTTGTGCCCAGGCCGGCAGGGTGGCAAATATCAGCAGTAATAACCCGTGTTTCATAATGAGTAGCCTCATTTGGGGGAGTGCAGGCGGCGCTTTGCTGGTCATTCCCACGACGGTGTGAATCCAGAGCACGGCGCACGATCCTGCCCATAACGTTCACCTGCAGAACCGCACACAGCCAAACTTTACGGTTGCCTGCTTGGGCCCCGTGCGCAGGCCCTATTTCTTGTGCTTGCCGATGCCGTGGTCGCGCAGCTTGTTGGCCACGGCGGTGTGGGAGATGCCCAGGCGCCTGGCCAGCAGCCGGCTGGACGGGTATTCCGGATAGAGCCGTTCCAGCAGCAGGCGCTCAAAGCCCTTGACCGCGTCTTCCAGCGTGCCTTCGCACAGGGCGTCCAGCCCCGGCAAACCGCTCTGCTCCGGAAGTGACAGGTCGTCCACATCCAGCTCGTCTCCTTCCAGCAGGCTGATGGCCCGGTACAGGCAGTTGCCGAGCTGGCGCACGTTGCCGGGCCAGGGGTAGTGCTGCAGGTAGTCTGCCAGCCGGGCCGACAGCCGGGGCTGGGGCCGCTCCAGCTCGGCGGCATGGCGGGTGCACAGTTGCCGGGCCAGGGGCAGAATGTCCTTCTGCCGCTCCCGCAGGGGCGGCACCCGCAGGTTGAGCACATTGAGCCGGAAGAACAAGTCCTGGCGAAACTGGCCCTGTTGCACCAGGGCGGCCAGATCCTGCTGGCTGGTGCAGATAACCCGTATGTCCACCTTCACTTCCTGCTCGTCTCCCAGCCGGCGGAACACGCCGTCCTGCAGCACCCTGAGCAGCTTGCGCTGCAGCAGCGGCGACATCTCGCCGATCTCGTCCAGCAACAGGGTGCCGCCGTTGGCCTGCTCGAGCACGCCGCGCTTGCCCCTGGCATTGTTGCCAAAGGCGCCGGGGGCATAGCCGAACAGCTCGTTTTCGGCGGCGTCGTCGGGAATGGCGGCACAGTTCAGCAAAATAAGGGGCCCTTCGCCGCGCAGGCTGGCACGGTGGCAGGCCCGGGCCAGCTGCTCCTTGCCGGTGCCGGTTTCCCCCTGAATAAGCAGGGGAGCGTCCAGCACCGCCAGCCGGCGGGCTTCACTCAGCAGTTCGGTCATGGCCGGGCTGTGAGCGATGAAGTTGTCGAAGTGCCGGGACTCCCGGTGGCGCATGGCCTTGAAGTGCTGGCCGATGCGCCAGGCCGACTTGAACACCACCACGGCGCCGGCCAGGCTTCGCTCGCCGGACTCCTCGGTGACCCAGATGGGCAGAAAGTCGGCCAGCCAGGGTTCGCCCTCGATGGTGACCCGCTCGCTCAGCGGCCGGGGTTCGTCCTGCTCCAGCCAGCGGCTGACAAACACCCCTTTCAGCCGGGGCCCGAGGGGCTGCTGCAGCAACTGGGCCTGGGGCTGGTCGAACAGGGCGCAGGCGGCGTCGTTGGCCAAGGTGATGCGGCCCTTGACGTCCACCGCCACCACCGCGTCGGGCAGCACCCTGAGCAGGGCGACAATGGCGTTGTGCTCCTGCTCCGAGGGCATGCAGGCAATGGTCTGCACGTCGTGCACCCCGGGCAGGCGGCGAATGGCCGGCATCAGGTGCTGCAGCTCGGTAAAGTCGAGGGCGGGAAAGTTGAGGTAGATAATGCCGCTGGTGTCGATCTCGATGCCGCGCAGATCGATGCGGTGCTCCACCAGAATGTTGAGCAGCTCCCGGGTCAGGCCCAGACGGTCTTCACAGTTTACTTTCAGGCGCATGGTTTGGCTTGGTCGAACGTTTGAGTGTAAATAATACCTTACACTTACCGCAGCAGGCGACCGGAGCGGCGATAAAAACGTGATAAATTCCGGCTTTTGCACGTCTTGGCGGTTTACCTCAAGCCCCGGCTCGTCCATGCTTGCCACCCTGCGCGGCGGCCTCCCGCCGGCAGGTTTTTATTTAACCAGACAGCATGTATTTTTCAGGTGAAGTAATGAGCGAAGCGGTTTTCAGTAAGGTCAAGTCGTCCCAGGTGATCCTCAAGGAGCTGATGGTGCCGTCCTACGCCAATTTCGGCGGCAAGGTGCATGGCGGTATTATTCTGTCGCTGATGGACAAGATTGCCTACACCTGTGCCGCCAGCCATGCCAAGGGCTATTGCGTGACCGCCTCGGTCGACTCGGTGGACTTTCTCAACCCGGTGGAAGTGGGCGAGCTGCTTACCCTGTACGCCTCGGTCAACTACGTGGGCAAGAGCTCGATGGAAGTGGGCATCAAGGTGGTGTCGGAAGACTTCAAACAGGGCATCGTCAAGCACACCAACACCTCCTATTTCACCATGGTGGCGCTGGACGAAAAGACCCGCAAGCCCACCTCGGTGCCCGGCCTGGTGCTGGAAGACGAGCAGGAAATCCGCCGCTTTGTGATGGGCAAGCTGCGTAAAAAGCTGCGCCGCAGCCATCAGCAGGCGGTGGCCGACCTGCGCCAGTCCCTCAGCCTGGATCAGGAGCTGGCCGAGCTGGAAGGAGAAAACTGCCAGCTGGCGCTCTGATGTGAGCAGCAAATACCGCCGCCTGGCGGCGCAACTGCAGGGACAGATTGAAGCCGGTGTCTGGCAACCCGGCGACCGGCTGCCGTCCTTGCGGGAAACCGCCAGGCACTCCGGGCTCAGCC
The Oceanimonas pelagia genome window above contains:
- a CDS encoding acyl-CoA thioesterase — its product is MSEAVFSKVKSSQVILKELMVPSYANFGGKVHGGIILSLMDKIAYTCAASHAKGYCVTASVDSVDFLNPVEVGELLTLYASVNYVGKSSMEVGIKVVSEDFKQGIVKHTNTSYFTMVALDEKTRKPTSVPGLVLEDEQEIRRFVMGKLRKKLRRSHQQAVADLRQSLSLDQELAELEGENCQLAL